One region of Rhodocaloribacter litoris genomic DNA includes:
- a CDS encoding TonB family protein gives MSPEIRSGLTAVACMRPDGSRTTGSFAHCLLRLDMLGRRFLLLGLILVLSGCGSSSFLGRRFDNFTAYYNTFYNARKAYERGVKSLSRNDTPVDRNRYLPIFSEPSRTAKSKDFEDAIKKSADVLRDHPRSKWVDDALLLIGKSYFYQQNYVGAEQKFREVIELGSDLEDEARFWLARTLIAGQAYDEAAAHLQESLVREGLEQAWAAMLHLALGELYVKRADWEAAAEALERGLAHVPDRDTGARAQFLLGQVYETMGRYADAVAAFERVARFNPLYELGYAARYSAIRVEGRYGDGERALKLLRKMERDDKHYVYRADLAYLRGRILQAMGRTEEARAVYHGLLYNDDRSLDISRVRGRIHYALGEIHRDVYEDFVRAAAYFDSAAVALGSAGGTTASRGGTGLATERDPAAFAPEAILDAASLREQFGNYARVYREVSRMDSLLALGRMPPREFEAFILELRRQRARELEQQRRLREARQIEQRFREGAAGQTNNFQNSGLPDGKVVPGVNAPEERGEAGFLYHRDPVRLQEARSLFISRWGDRPRVPNWRRIDAISNQGVDPETEAVIAEGETLPGDEAAGTLPPIDVSAVPRDPLAQARMRAARAIARYELANVLFLGIDRPDSAAVWYRMVIEEDGDQPVAQRAYYALAEVQRALGDDRAARRLYEEVLAAYPNSDFADRVRERLGLAKASGGAVDSLGLAEEAYERAYQAWQRGAYARALNEMVRTAGAYAATGVAPRALLAAGAIYMEWAGRDSLDLFAPLPLSVSGWLLQQAGLVDPPSTDSLEAAARTVPSGAAVPEGGEGGNVPDSGNDRLALPAADPPADSLVQADVALVTGMDAAPARPFPVSLEQLYQTIGRRYGGTPYAEQARHLLAALEERRPAPDTTAAPAGFTDTLAVMPDSLAGPADTLAVAADTARVTPVQAEAGGDRGNETPPVPEKRRLLDERDRELLERKQRSLPGDSARGATGDGGTPAAGPPDAVYDRDGVETPPELRGGMEMLLRQLRYPPEVAREGITGEVVVRLVVDEQGMPVEPVVEAGLCPACDEEALRVVREARFRPGMLGGRPVKVRLTLTIPFKLR, from the coding sequence GTGTCTCCGGAGATCCGTTCCGGCCTGACGGCCGTCGCATGCATGCGCCCGGACGGATCGCGCACCACCGGCTCGTTCGCTCATTGCCTGCTCCGACTGGATATGCTGGGTCGCCGTTTCCTGTTGCTGGGCCTGATCCTGGTGCTTTCCGGCTGTGGCTCCAGCTCGTTTCTGGGCCGCCGGTTCGACAACTTCACGGCCTATTATAACACGTTCTACAACGCCCGGAAAGCCTACGAGCGCGGTGTCAAATCCCTCTCCCGCAACGACACCCCCGTCGACCGGAACCGGTACCTGCCCATCTTCAGCGAGCCGAGCCGGACTGCGAAGTCGAAGGATTTTGAGGATGCCATCAAGAAAAGCGCCGACGTGCTGCGGGATCACCCGCGCTCGAAGTGGGTCGACGATGCGCTCCTGCTGATCGGCAAATCCTACTTCTACCAGCAGAACTACGTCGGGGCCGAGCAGAAATTCCGCGAGGTGATCGAGCTGGGATCGGACCTGGAGGATGAGGCCCGCTTCTGGCTGGCGCGTACCCTGATCGCCGGCCAGGCCTACGACGAGGCCGCCGCCCATCTGCAGGAGAGCCTGGTGCGGGAAGGGCTGGAGCAAGCGTGGGCGGCGATGCTCCACCTGGCCCTCGGCGAGCTCTACGTCAAACGGGCGGACTGGGAGGCCGCCGCCGAAGCGCTGGAACGGGGCCTGGCCCACGTGCCGGATCGTGACACCGGCGCGCGGGCCCAGTTTCTGCTGGGACAGGTCTATGAGACGATGGGCCGGTATGCCGATGCCGTGGCCGCGTTCGAACGGGTGGCCCGGTTTAACCCGCTCTACGAGCTGGGCTATGCCGCACGCTACAGCGCCATCCGGGTTGAAGGACGCTATGGCGACGGCGAGCGCGCCCTGAAGCTGCTGCGCAAAATGGAGCGGGACGACAAGCACTACGTCTACCGCGCCGACCTGGCCTACCTGCGCGGGCGCATCCTGCAGGCCATGGGGCGGACGGAGGAAGCCCGTGCCGTCTATCACGGCCTGCTCTACAACGACGATCGCTCGCTGGACATCTCCCGGGTGCGGGGACGCATCCACTATGCCCTCGGCGAGATCCACCGCGACGTCTACGAAGACTTCGTGCGTGCCGCCGCCTATTTCGACTCGGCGGCCGTGGCGCTCGGCTCGGCCGGCGGCACGACGGCCAGCCGGGGCGGAACGGGCCTCGCCACCGAGCGTGACCCCGCCGCGTTTGCCCCCGAGGCGATCCTGGATGCCGCCTCCCTGCGCGAACAGTTTGGAAACTATGCCCGGGTCTACCGCGAAGTGTCCCGGATGGATTCGCTGCTGGCCCTTGGCCGCATGCCGCCCCGGGAGTTCGAAGCCTTCATCCTCGAACTGCGCCGGCAGCGGGCACGGGAACTGGAGCAGCAACGCCGCCTCCGGGAAGCCCGGCAGATCGAACAGCGGTTCCGGGAAGGCGCCGCCGGGCAAACGAACAATTTCCAGAACAGCGGCCTGCCGGACGGGAAAGTCGTCCCCGGTGTCAATGCACCGGAGGAACGGGGCGAGGCCGGCTTCCTGTATCACCGGGACCCCGTACGCCTGCAGGAGGCGCGCAGCCTTTTCATCAGCCGCTGGGGCGACCGGCCCCGCGTGCCCAACTGGCGACGGATCGATGCCATCTCGAACCAGGGCGTCGATCCGGAAACGGAAGCCGTGATCGCAGAGGGCGAAACCCTGCCCGGTGACGAGGCGGCCGGGACGCTGCCGCCGATCGATGTCTCCGCGGTTCCCCGGGATCCCCTCGCGCAGGCCCGTATGCGGGCCGCCCGGGCCATCGCACGCTATGAACTGGCCAACGTGCTTTTCCTGGGGATCGACCGGCCGGACTCGGCCGCCGTCTGGTATCGCATGGTGATCGAAGAGGACGGCGATCAGCCGGTGGCGCAGCGTGCCTACTATGCCCTGGCCGAGGTACAGCGGGCCCTGGGAGACGACCGGGCCGCCCGTCGCCTCTACGAAGAGGTGCTCGCCGCCTATCCGAACTCCGACTTTGCCGACCGGGTGCGCGAACGGCTCGGCCTGGCGAAAGCGTCCGGGGGGGCCGTCGACTCGCTCGGCCTGGCCGAGGAAGCCTATGAACGGGCCTATCAGGCCTGGCAACGCGGGGCTTATGCACGGGCCCTCAACGAGATGGTGCGCACGGCCGGGGCCTATGCGGCCACCGGGGTTGCGCCGCGCGCCCTGCTGGCCGCCGGTGCGATCTACATGGAATGGGCCGGCCGCGACAGCCTCGACCTGTTTGCCCCGCTCCCCCTGTCCGTCTCCGGCTGGCTGCTGCAACAGGCCGGGCTCGTGGACCCGCCTTCCACGGACAGCCTGGAGGCGGCCGCGCGCACGGTACCGTCCGGGGCCGCCGTGCCCGAAGGCGGGGAGGGCGGTAACGTGCCGGATTCCGGGAACGACCGGCTGGCCCTTCCTGCCGCCGACCCGCCGGCCGACAGCCTGGTCCAGGCCGACGTGGCCCTGGTGACCGGCATGGACGCGGCGCCGGCCCGCCCCTTTCCCGTCTCGCTCGAACAGCTTTATCAGACCATCGGCCGGCGCTATGGCGGCACGCCGTATGCCGAGCAGGCACGCCACCTCCTCGCCGCGCTTGAAGAACGGCGCCCCGCCCCCGACACGACGGCGGCCCCCGCCGGCTTCACCGACACCCTGGCCGTGATGCCGGACTCGCTCGCCGGCCCGGCCGATACGCTCGCGGTGGCCGCGGACACGGCCCGCGTCACACCCGTGCAGGCCGAAGCCGGAGGCGACCGCGGCAACGAAACACCGCCGGTACCGGAGAAACGGCGCCTGCTGGACGAACGCGACCGCGAACTCCTCGAAAGGAAGCAGCGGAGCCTGCCGGGGGATTCCGCACGGGGAGCCACCGGAGACGGCGGGACGCCTGCGGCGGGCCCACCGGACGCGGTCTACGACCGCGACGGGGTCGAGACGCCGCCTGAACTGAGGGGCGGCATGGAAATGCTGCTGCGGCAGCTGCGGTATCCCCCGGAGGTCGCCCGGGAGGGGATCACGGGTGAGGTCGTGGTGCGGCTCGTGGTGGACGAGCAGGGGATGCCGGTGGAACCGGTCGTGGAGGCGGGGCTCTGCCCGGCCTGTGACGAGGAGGCGCTGCGGGTCGTGCGGGAGGCCCGCTTCAGGCCGGGAATGCTGGGCGGCCGGCCCGTGAAGGTCCGTCTCACCCTCACCATTCCGTTCAAATTACGTTGA
- a CDS encoding glycoside hydrolase family 13 protein, protein MRPPTLLLVLLAGLTGACTRFDTVPLPRAVPPSVDVPEWAKDAVWYQIFPERFRNGDPSNDPTVDDLRGSWPHLTPEGWQIARWTADWYARAGWERAASDDFYLSVQLRRYGGDLQGILDRLDYLDSLGVTALYLNPIFESPSLHKYDGAMYHHVDDNFGPDPAGDRARMAAENPVDPATWTWTAADTLFLALVREAHARGMRVILDGVFNHMGLRSFAFEDVVARQQASPFADWFTITAWDDPATPDTNEFAYAGWLGVRELPELREDEHGLIPPIRAYVYASVRRWMDPNGDGDPSDGVDGWRLDVAEMVHLRFWQDFRAFVRGLNPEAYLVGEVWWEEWPERMFNARPWLEGDAFDAVMNYRWARAVRRLFLGADLEPGAPYGPSAFARELRTLYEDYPPEVNFVLMNTLGSHDTDRLASQVVNPDVRFDYRAGVRDNPAYRVRKPNAAERTTQRLILAHQFTYVGAPHLFYGDEAGMWGADDPDDRKPMVWPELTFDDEASHPLGLERPRDAVGFDHDLFAYYRTLVHLRRASPALRRGSFEVLHADDATRTLAYARRFGDEQVWVAFNLDEAPHELALDVQTTFPAAGHTPARSLVGRTVRDVLSGETARLERATLTFPMPPRSARIWMMEE, encoded by the coding sequence ATGCGCCCCCCTACCCTCCTGCTCGTCCTGCTCGCCGGCCTGACCGGTGCGTGCACCCGCTTCGACACGGTGCCGCTCCCCCGTGCCGTCCCGCCCTCGGTGGACGTGCCCGAGTGGGCCAAGGACGCCGTCTGGTACCAGATCTTTCCCGAGCGCTTCCGCAACGGCGACCCGTCGAACGACCCGACGGTGGACGACCTCCGGGGGTCGTGGCCCCACCTGACCCCCGAGGGCTGGCAGATCGCCCGCTGGACCGCCGACTGGTACGCCCGCGCCGGCTGGGAACGCGCCGCCTCGGACGACTTCTACCTCTCCGTGCAACTCCGCCGCTACGGGGGCGACCTCCAGGGCATCCTCGACCGCCTCGACTACCTCGACTCGCTCGGCGTGACGGCCCTCTACCTGAACCCGATCTTCGAATCGCCCAGCCTGCACAAGTACGACGGGGCGATGTACCACCACGTGGACGACAACTTCGGCCCCGACCCGGCCGGCGACCGGGCGCGCATGGCCGCCGAGAACCCCGTCGACCCGGCCACCTGGACGTGGACCGCCGCAGACACCCTCTTCCTGGCGCTCGTCCGCGAGGCCCACGCCCGCGGCATGCGGGTCATCCTCGACGGCGTCTTCAACCACATGGGCCTCCGCTCCTTCGCCTTCGAAGACGTGGTGGCCCGGCAGCAGGCTTCCCCCTTCGCCGACTGGTTCACCATCACCGCCTGGGACGACCCCGCCACCCCCGACACGAACGAGTTCGCCTATGCGGGATGGCTCGGCGTGCGGGAACTGCCCGAGCTGCGCGAGGACGAACACGGCCTCATCCCGCCCATCCGCGCCTACGTCTACGCCTCCGTGCGCCGCTGGATGGACCCGAACGGCGACGGCGACCCCTCCGACGGCGTCGACGGGTGGCGCCTGGACGTGGCCGAGATGGTGCACCTCCGCTTCTGGCAGGACTTCCGCGCCTTCGTCCGCGGCCTCAACCCGGAAGCCTACCTCGTCGGCGAGGTGTGGTGGGAGGAGTGGCCCGAGCGCATGTTCAACGCCCGCCCCTGGCTCGAAGGAGACGCCTTCGACGCGGTGATGAACTACCGCTGGGCGCGGGCCGTCCGCCGCCTGTTCCTCGGGGCCGACCTCGAACCCGGCGCCCCCTACGGCCCGTCGGCCTTCGCCCGCGAACTCCGCACCCTCTACGAGGACTACCCGCCCGAGGTGAACTTCGTCCTGATGAACACCCTCGGCTCGCACGACACCGACCGGCTCGCCTCGCAGGTGGTCAACCCGGATGTCCGGTTCGACTACCGCGCCGGCGTGCGGGACAACCCCGCCTACCGCGTCCGCAAGCCGAACGCGGCCGAGCGCACGACGCAGCGCCTCATCCTGGCCCACCAATTCACGTACGTCGGCGCACCGCACCTTTTCTACGGGGACGAGGCCGGGATGTGGGGCGCCGACGACCCGGACGACCGCAAGCCGATGGTCTGGCCGGAGCTGACCTTCGACGACGAGGCGTCCCACCCGCTGGGCCTCGAACGCCCCCGCGACGCGGTCGGCTTCGACCACGACCTGTTCGCCTACTACCGCACGCTGGTTCACCTGCGCCGCGCGAGCCCGGCCCTGCGGCGCGGCAGCTTCGAGGTGCTCCACGCCGACGACGCCACACGGACGCTGGCCTACGCCCGCCGCTTCGGCGACGAGCAGGTGTGGGTGGCCTTCAACCTGGACGAGGCGCCGCACGAACTCGCCCTGGACGTGCAGACGACCTTCCCCGCCGCCGGGCACACCCCCGCCCGTTCCCTGGTCGGCCGCACCGTGCGCGACGTCCTCTCCGGCGAGACGGCCCGCCTCGAACGCGCCACGCTCACCTTCCCGATGCCGCCCCGCTCCGCCCGGATCTGGATGATGGAGGAATGA
- a CDS encoding site-2 protease family protein produces MKHSLKVGSVAGIGIYLHWTFLLLLAGIFAFFLLKGDRIEAALVGVGLILVVFACVVLHELGHALTARHFGVPTRDITLYPIGGVARLQRIPEAPMQEFWIAVAGPAVNVVIAVLLLGVKLATGGSLSPAAMTAPSGDVVGALLWINLLLVGFNLLPAFPMDGGRVLRALLATRMDYARATQIAAGIGQGMAILFGLVGLVGFNPILLFIALFVYIGAQQEAQQAMMRSLVQGIPVRQAMMTRFRTLTPDDPLRVAVEELLAGSDQDFPVVRNGHVCGMLTRKRLLRALAEHGPQTRVGDVVPESDFVLEDTCMLDEAFQRMQEQGVEAAPVVRAGRLVGLLTLENVGELMMIHAALQQPASRREALS; encoded by the coding sequence ATGAAACATTCCCTCAAGGTTGGATCGGTTGCCGGCATCGGTATCTACCTGCACTGGACGTTCCTGCTGCTGCTGGCCGGCATCTTCGCCTTCTTTCTGTTGAAAGGCGATCGCATCGAGGCGGCGCTGGTCGGCGTGGGGCTGATCCTGGTGGTTTTTGCGTGTGTTGTGCTGCACGAGCTGGGGCATGCCCTGACGGCCCGTCACTTCGGGGTCCCCACCCGGGACATCACGCTGTACCCGATCGGCGGGGTGGCGCGGCTCCAGCGCATTCCGGAGGCGCCGATGCAGGAATTCTGGATCGCGGTGGCCGGGCCGGCGGTCAACGTCGTGATCGCCGTGCTGCTGCTCGGGGTCAAGCTGGCAACCGGCGGCAGCCTCTCGCCCGCGGCGATGACGGCGCCTTCGGGCGACGTCGTCGGGGCGCTGCTGTGGATCAACCTGCTCCTGGTCGGTTTCAACCTGTTGCCCGCGTTCCCGATGGACGGCGGGCGGGTGCTCCGGGCCCTGCTGGCGACCCGTATGGACTATGCGCGGGCCACCCAGATCGCCGCCGGCATCGGGCAGGGGATGGCGATTCTCTTCGGGCTCGTCGGCCTGGTCGGGTTCAACCCGATCCTGCTGTTCATCGCCCTCTTCGTCTACATCGGCGCGCAACAGGAGGCCCAGCAGGCCATGATGCGCAGCCTGGTGCAGGGCATCCCGGTGCGCCAGGCCATGATGACGCGCTTCCGGACCCTCACGCCGGATGACCCGCTGCGCGTGGCCGTGGAAGAACTGCTGGCCGGCAGCGATCAGGACTTTCCGGTGGTTCGCAACGGGCACGTGTGCGGGATGCTCACGCGCAAGCGGTTGCTCCGGGCACTGGCCGAACACGGGCCGCAGACCCGCGTCGGGGACGTGGTGCCGGAGAGCGACTTCGTGCTCGAGGACACCTGCATGCTCGACGAAGCCTTTCAGCGCATGCAGGAACAGGGGGTGGAGGCGGCGCCGGTCGTCCGGGCCGGGCGGCTGGTGGGGCTGCTCACGCTCGAGAACGTAGGCGAGCTGATGATGATTCACGCCGCGTTGCAGCAGCCGGCCTCCCGGCGGGAGGCCCTGTCCTGA
- a CDS encoding YpdA family putative bacillithiol disulfide reductase: protein MLDVIIIGAGPVGLACGIEARRNGLSARLIEKGALVNSFLGYPTNMELFSTPDLLEIGGHPFPTHRYKPLREETIDYYRRVAQVERLDVRLYERVLRVEGEAGHFVVHTDRGTHESRFVVAATGFFDVPNRMDVPGEDLPKVTHYYKEPFAYTGMEVAVIGAKNSAAKAALECFRHGARVTLVVRGPAVSDSVKYWIKPDLENRIREGSIRAYFNTTVEAITEQTIRLRTPEGPVELPNDFVLAMTGYRPDYTFLTEALGIAVADDPARTPVHDPETFETNRPGVYLAGTVCGGLNTSRWFIENGRFHAAQIMRHIAETATADWKVEG from the coding sequence ATGCTGGACGTGATCATCATCGGGGCGGGGCCGGTCGGGCTGGCCTGCGGCATCGAGGCCCGGCGGAACGGCCTCTCGGCGCGGCTCATCGAGAAGGGAGCCCTCGTCAACTCCTTCCTCGGGTACCCGACCAACATGGAGCTCTTCTCCACGCCGGACCTGCTCGAGATCGGCGGCCATCCCTTCCCCACCCACCGGTACAAGCCCCTCCGCGAGGAGACCATCGACTACTACCGGCGCGTGGCCCAGGTGGAACGTCTCGACGTGCGCCTCTACGAGCGGGTGCTACGGGTCGAGGGCGAGGCCGGGCACTTCGTCGTGCACACGGACCGGGGCACCCACGAGAGCCGCTTCGTGGTGGCGGCCACGGGCTTCTTCGACGTGCCCAACCGGATGGACGTGCCGGGCGAGGACCTGCCCAAGGTGACGCATTATTACAAGGAGCCCTTCGCGTACACGGGAATGGAGGTGGCCGTCATCGGCGCGAAGAACTCGGCGGCGAAGGCGGCCCTCGAATGCTTCCGCCACGGCGCCCGGGTGACACTGGTGGTGCGCGGCCCCGCCGTCAGCGACAGCGTCAAGTACTGGATCAAGCCGGACCTGGAGAACCGCATCCGCGAGGGCTCGATCCGGGCCTACTTCAACACCACCGTCGAGGCCATCACCGAGCAGACGATCCGCCTGCGTACCCCCGAAGGACCGGTCGAGTTGCCGAACGACTTCGTCCTGGCGATGACCGGCTACCGGCCGGACTACACCTTCCTCACCGAAGCGCTGGGCATCGCGGTGGCGGACGACCCGGCCCGCACGCCCGTGCACGACCCCGAGACGTTCGAGACGAACCGCCCGGGCGTCTACCTGGCCGGCACCGTCTGCGGGGGGCTGAACACGAGCCGCTGGTTCATCGAGAACGGCCGCTTCCACGCCGCCCAGATCATGCGCCACATCGCCGAGACTGCAACGGCGGACTGGAAGGTTGAAGGTTGA
- the pyk gene encoding pyruvate kinase gives MTRRTKIVCTLGPSSSDKATIRALIEAGMDVARLNFSHGSHADHRRVIECVREEAARAGRVVPILQDLQGPKIRIGKVKGDVVLLREGQTLVLTSEPMEESTAERVYVSYPTLAQDTEVGGHILLDDGQLELEIVEKRKSEVVTKVVVGGPLRSRKGVNLPNIRTSTPSLTEKDLEDLEFGLSVGVDLIALSFVRDEADVTDLIRRVRESGRRVGVIAKIEKPEAVERIDQILAKADGIMVARGDLGIEMRLSKVPGAQKRIIKKCLAAAKPAITATQMLESMIENPRPTRAEVSDVANAVLDGSDALMLSGETAVGKYPVRVVEVMDQIIREAERHYGQIIEHLPDMRASFDVTDAVSYTAYQLAGQVGAVAIACLTASGATARAIARHRPRVPVYAFTDDERVVGQLGLTWGTKAFAIPFQRDTDEGVACVHRVLVEHDLARPGDLIVITAGMPLPAKGRTNMVHVSRI, from the coding sequence ATGACACGCCGTACCAAGATTGTCTGTACGCTTGGCCCCAGCTCTTCGGACAAGGCTACCATCCGGGCCCTCATCGAAGCCGGGATGGACGTGGCCCGCCTGAACTTTTCGCACGGCTCGCATGCCGACCACCGCCGTGTGATCGAGTGTGTGCGGGAAGAGGCGGCCCGGGCCGGGCGCGTCGTGCCGATCCTGCAGGACCTGCAGGGGCCCAAGATCCGCATCGGCAAGGTGAAGGGGGACGTGGTGCTGCTGCGCGAAGGGCAGACGCTCGTGCTCACGTCCGAGCCGATGGAGGAGAGCACCGCCGAGCGGGTTTACGTCAGCTATCCGACGCTGGCCCAGGACACCGAGGTCGGCGGGCACATCCTGCTCGACGATGGCCAGCTGGAGCTGGAGATCGTCGAGAAGCGAAAAAGCGAGGTGGTGACGAAGGTGGTCGTCGGAGGGCCCTTGCGCTCGCGCAAGGGGGTCAACCTGCCCAACATCCGCACCTCGACGCCGTCGTTGACGGAGAAGGACCTCGAAGACCTCGAGTTCGGGCTCTCGGTCGGGGTGGATCTGATCGCCCTTTCGTTCGTCCGGGACGAGGCCGACGTGACGGACCTGATCCGCCGCGTGCGTGAGTCCGGCCGGCGGGTCGGCGTCATCGCCAAGATCGAGAAGCCGGAAGCCGTCGAACGGATCGACCAGATCCTCGCCAAGGCCGACGGTATCATGGTGGCCCGGGGTGATCTGGGGATCGAGATGCGCCTCTCGAAGGTGCCCGGCGCCCAGAAACGGATCATCAAGAAGTGCCTGGCAGCCGCCAAGCCCGCCATCACGGCCACCCAGATGCTCGAAAGCATGATCGAGAACCCGCGCCCGACGCGCGCCGAGGTGAGCGACGTCGCCAACGCCGTGCTCGACGGCAGCGACGCCTTGATGCTCTCGGGTGAGACGGCCGTCGGCAAGTACCCCGTCCGCGTCGTCGAGGTGATGGACCAGATCATTCGTGAGGCCGAACGGCATTACGGCCAGATCATCGAGCACCTGCCGGATATGCGGGCCTCCTTCGACGTGACCGATGCCGTCAGCTATACGGCCTACCAGCTCGCCGGGCAGGTCGGGGCCGTCGCCATCGCCTGCCTGACGGCCTCGGGCGCCACCGCCCGCGCCATCGCCCGCCACCGTCCCCGCGTGCCCGTCTACGCCTTTACGGACGACGAGCGCGTCGTGGGGCAACTGGGCCTCACCTGGGGAACAAAAGCCTTCGCCATTCCTTTCCAGCGAGACACGGACGAGGGGGTGGCCTGCGTGCACCGCGTGCTGGTCGAGCACGACCTGGCCCGCCCGGGCGACCTCATCGTCATCACCGCCGGCATGCCCCTGCCTGCCAAAGGCCGGACCAACATGGTGCATGTCAGCCGCATCTGA
- a CDS encoding ISAs1 family transposase, which produces MSETCFIRYFDHLEDPRRDQGKRHRLEHVLVIALCAVVAGAEGWDDIATFAQAKVSWLTQRLDLKHGTPSGDTFRRVLAAICPEAFARGFVRWVEALAQQTAGEVIAIDGKTLRRSYDKDDPKAALHMISAWACEQHLVLAQEKVSAKSNEITAIPALLEVLDLEGCIVTLDAMGTQTEIAEAICAQGADYVLALKGNQGLLHREVRAYFEQGRTRHWRAMPVAYAERCDLGHGRKEVRRLWISTDVAWVPKAEAWRDLNSLVMVEHERHTQQGVSLERRFYISSLATTAEQMLDIIRSHWGIENQLHWVLDVVFREDESRIRRDHGGQNMAVVRQLALNLLRKDETKRLSLRMKRKRAGWDDAFLAQIVGI; this is translated from the coding sequence ATGTCTGAGACCTGCTTTATTCGCTATTTTGACCACCTTGAGGACCCCCGACGCGATCAGGGCAAACGCCACCGGCTCGAGCACGTGCTCGTGATCGCCCTCTGTGCCGTTGTTGCCGGTGCTGAGGGCTGGGATGACATCGCCACGTTCGCCCAGGCCAAAGTCTCCTGGCTGACCCAACGGCTCGACCTCAAACATGGCACGCCCTCGGGCGACACCTTCCGCCGCGTCCTGGCCGCCATCTGCCCGGAGGCCTTCGCCCGCGGCTTCGTACGCTGGGTGGAGGCGCTGGCCCAACAGACGGCCGGCGAGGTCATTGCCATCGATGGCAAGACGCTGCGCCGCAGTTACGACAAAGACGACCCGAAGGCCGCCCTGCACATGATCTCGGCCTGGGCGTGTGAGCAGCATCTGGTGCTGGCGCAAGAGAAGGTCTCGGCCAAGAGCAATGAGATTACCGCGATTCCGGCGCTTCTGGAGGTGTTGGACCTCGAAGGCTGCATTGTGACGCTCGATGCGATGGGCACGCAGACCGAGATTGCCGAAGCGATCTGCGCGCAGGGGGCGGACTACGTGTTGGCCCTGAAGGGCAACCAGGGCCTGCTCCACCGTGAGGTGCGGGCCTACTTCGAGCAGGGGCGCACGCGGCACTGGCGGGCGATGCCGGTCGCCTACGCGGAGCGCTGTGACCTGGGGCACGGGCGCAAGGAAGTGCGTCGGCTGTGGATCTCGACCGATGTGGCCTGGGTGCCCAAGGCCGAGGCGTGGCGTGACCTGAACAGCCTCGTGATGGTCGAACACGAGCGCCACACGCAGCAGGGCGTGAGTCTGGAGCGCCGCTTCTACATCAGCAGCCTCGCGACCACAGCGGAGCAGATGCTGGATATCATCCGGAGTCACTGGGGCATTGAGAATCAGCTGCACTGGGTGCTCGATGTGGTGTTTCGGGAGGATGAGAGCCGTATTCGGCGCGATCACGGGGGGCAGAACATGGCGGTGGTGCGGCAGCTAGCGCTCAACCTGTTGCGCAAGGACGAAACGAAGCGGTTGAGTCTGCGCATGAAGCGAAAACGGGCCGGTTGGGACGATGCCTTCCTGGCGCAGATCGTCGGAATTTAG
- the parA gene encoding ParA family partition ATPase: MSDSPVSRPFEGVQEQGPWEHAGPSAAAVMVAVLNLKGGSGKSTLATNLARSLQRLGHAVLLIDTDAQGTLRHWQARQGRRSDQPPVVGLEPERFAEELGALALGYDVVIVDGTAKVVQGVGYLVHLADLVLIPVQPSAADLWAVSGLAEMVRTRRRMYGGCPQAAFVISRQIPGARPAAPATLEAFELPVLQSRLTQRIVYAEALARGMTVLDVAPGGKAAREVEALRDEILARFPEVHRRLGASRRTRNRKMRLYRLEHREARPGGGSVPERPPDMPHES, from the coding sequence GTGAGCGATTCGCCTGTCTCAAGACCGTTCGAAGGAGTGCAGGAACAGGGGCCGTGGGAGCACGCGGGTCCATCGGCGGCGGCCGTGATGGTGGCGGTGCTCAACCTGAAGGGGGGCAGTGGCAAATCGACGCTGGCGACGAACCTGGCGCGGTCCCTGCAGCGGCTGGGGCATGCGGTGTTGCTCATCGATACGGACGCGCAGGGGACGTTGCGGCACTGGCAGGCGCGGCAGGGCCGCCGCAGCGACCAGCCGCCGGTTGTCGGGCTGGAGCCGGAGCGTTTTGCGGAGGAGCTGGGCGCCCTGGCGCTGGGCTACGACGTGGTGATCGTGGACGGAACCGCCAAGGTGGTGCAGGGGGTGGGGTACCTGGTGCACCTGGCCGACCTGGTGCTGATCCCCGTCCAGCCGTCCGCGGCGGACCTGTGGGCCGTCTCGGGCCTGGCGGAGATGGTCCGGACGCGCCGGCGGATGTACGGGGGGTGCCCGCAGGCCGCCTTCGTGATTTCCCGGCAGATCCCCGGGGCGCGGCCGGCGGCGCCGGCGACCCTCGAAGCCTTCGAACTGCCCGTGCTCCAGAGCCGGCTGACCCAGCGCATCGTCTATGCCGAGGCCCTTGCCCGGGGCATGACGGTGCTCGACGTGGCCCCCGGCGGCAAGGCCGCCCGGGAGGTCGAGGCCCTGCGCGACGAGATCCTGGCTCGCTTTCCCGAGGTACATCGCCGGCTCGGCGCGTCCCGGCGTACACGGAACCGGAAAATGCGGCTCTACCGGCTGGAGCACCGGGAAGCCCGTCCCGGAGGCGGGTCGGTGCCGGAACGCCCCCCCGACATGCCGCACGAAAGTTGA